In a genomic window of Mastacembelus armatus chromosome 3, fMasArm1.2, whole genome shotgun sequence:
- the LOC113138262 gene encoding BTB/POZ domain-containing protein 1 isoform X3: MATGSGGSGLASNHDGQEAASTSAQSGAAAPLSSAPTSPPVLGLHREPMYNWQATKSSLKERFAFLFNNELLSDVRFIVGKGRQAQRIPAHKFVLAAGSAVFDAMFNGGMATTSAEIELPDVEPAAFLALLRFLYSDEVHIGPETVMTTLYTAKKYAVPALEGHCVEFLTKHLRADNAFMLLTQARLFDEPQLASLCLDTIDKSTADAINAEGFTDIDLVNPKPRVDYIDRPRCCLRGEECSINRFQQVESRWGYSGTSDRIRFNVNRRISIVGFGLYGSIHGPTDYQVNIQIIESDKRITLGQNDTGFSCDGTANTFRVMFKEPVEILPSVSYTACATLKGPDSHYGTKGLKKVTQESATGTKTTFFFFSSPGNNNGTSVEDGQIPEIIYYT; the protein is encoded by the exons ATGGCGACCGGGAGCGGCGGCAGCGGTTTGGCGTCAAACCATGACGGTCAGGAGGCAGCGTCCACCTCGGCTCAGTCCGGAGCCGCAGCACCGCTCTCCAGCGCGCCAACCTCCCCGCCTGTGCTCGGCCTTCACCGGGAACCCATGTACAACTGGCAGGCGACGAAGAGCTCCCTGAAGGAGCGCTTCGCTTTCCTCTTCAACAACGAGCTGCTCAGCGACGTCAGGTTCATAGTGGGGAAGGGCAGACAGGCCCAGAGGATACCGGCTCATAAATTCGTCCTGGCCGCAGGCAGTGCGGTTTTTGATGCCATGTTCAACGGGGGGATGGCCACCACCTCGGCTGAAATAGAGCTGCCTGATGTGGAGCCCGCTGCCTTTCTCGCCCTGCTCAG GTTCCTGTATTCTGACGAGGTCCACATCGGTCCAGAGACTGTCATGACGACTCTCTATACAGCGAAGAAGTACGCGGTCCCTGCTCTGGAGGGTCACTGTGTGGAGTTCCTCACCAAGCACCTCAGAGCTGACAATGCATTCATGCTCCTCACTCAG GCAAGGTTATTTGATGAACCTCAACTTGCCAGTCTCTGCTTGGACACCATAGACAAGAGTACTGCAGATGCAATAAACGCAGAAGGATTCACAGACATTGACCTTG TAAACCCCAAACCACGGGTCGACTACATTGACAGGCCCCGCTGCTGCCTCAGGGGAGAGGAGTGCAGCATTAATAGGTTCCAGCAGGTTGAGAGTCGATGGGGGTACAGTGGTACGAGCGACAGAATCAG ATTCAATGTTAACAGAAGAATATCCATAGTGGGTTTTGGCTTATATGGTTCAATACATGGACCCACTGACTATCAAGTCAACATACAG ATCATAGAGAGTGACAAACGCATTACACTGGGACAGAACGACACAGGGTTCAGCTGTGACGGCACAGCAAACACGTTCAGAGTGATGTTCAAGGAGCCTGTGGAAAtcctgcccagtgtcagctaCACTGCATGTGCCACCTTAAAG GGCCCAGACTCGCATTATGGCACAAAAGGGTTGAAGAAAGTAACCCAAGAATCGGCAACAGGGACCAAGACAACATTCTTCTTTTTTAGTTCACCTGGAAATAACAATGGTACATCAGTGGAAGATGGGCAGATACCAGAGATCATCTACTACACATAG
- the LOC113138262 gene encoding BTB/POZ domain-containing protein 1 isoform X2: MATGSGGSGLASNHDGQEAASTSAQSGAAAPLSSAPTSPPVLGLHREPMYNWQATKSSLKERFAFLFNNELLSDVRFIVGKGRQAQRIPAHKFVLAAGSAVFDAMFNGGMATTSAEIELPDVEPAAFLALLRFLYSDEVHIGPETVMTTLYTAKKYAVPALEGHCVEFLTKHLRADNAFMLLTQARLFDEPQLASLCLDTIDKSTADAINAEGFTDIDLDTLCAVLERDTLSIRENRLFGAVVRWAEAECYRQQLPLTSENKQKVLGKALSLIRFPLMTIEEFAAVNPKPRVDYIDRPRCCLRGEECSINRFQQVESRWGYSGTSDRIRFNVNRRISIVGFGLYGSIHGPTDYQVNIQIIESDKRITLGQNDTGFSCDGTANTFRVMFKEPVEILPSVSYTACATLKGPDSHYGTKGLKKVTQESATGTKTTFFFFSSPGNNNGTSVEDGQIPEIIYYT; encoded by the exons ATGGCGACCGGGAGCGGCGGCAGCGGTTTGGCGTCAAACCATGACGGTCAGGAGGCAGCGTCCACCTCGGCTCAGTCCGGAGCCGCAGCACCGCTCTCCAGCGCGCCAACCTCCCCGCCTGTGCTCGGCCTTCACCGGGAACCCATGTACAACTGGCAGGCGACGAAGAGCTCCCTGAAGGAGCGCTTCGCTTTCCTCTTCAACAACGAGCTGCTCAGCGACGTCAGGTTCATAGTGGGGAAGGGCAGACAGGCCCAGAGGATACCGGCTCATAAATTCGTCCTGGCCGCAGGCAGTGCGGTTTTTGATGCCATGTTCAACGGGGGGATGGCCACCACCTCGGCTGAAATAGAGCTGCCTGATGTGGAGCCCGCTGCCTTTCTCGCCCTGCTCAG GTTCCTGTATTCTGACGAGGTCCACATCGGTCCAGAGACTGTCATGACGACTCTCTATACAGCGAAGAAGTACGCGGTCCCTGCTCTGGAGGGTCACTGTGTGGAGTTCCTCACCAAGCACCTCAGAGCTGACAATGCATTCATGCTCCTCACTCAG GCAAGGTTATTTGATGAACCTCAACTTGCCAGTCTCTGCTTGGACACCATAGACAAGAGTACTGCAGATGCAATAAACGCAGAAGGATTCACAGACATTGACCTTG ACACCTTATGTGCAGTGCTAGAAAGAGATACGCTCAGCATCAGGGAGAACCGTCTGTTTGGGGCGGTGGTGCGCTGGGCAGAGGCTGAATGTTACAGACAGCAGCTTCCCCTGACCTCTGAGAACAAACAGAAGGTTCTGGGGAAAGCACTCTCGCTCATCCGCTTCCCGCTCATGACTATTGAAGAGTTTGCTGCAG TAAACCCCAAACCACGGGTCGACTACATTGACAGGCCCCGCTGCTGCCTCAGGGGAGAGGAGTGCAGCATTAATAGGTTCCAGCAGGTTGAGAGTCGATGGGGGTACAGTGGTACGAGCGACAGAATCAG ATTCAATGTTAACAGAAGAATATCCATAGTGGGTTTTGGCTTATATGGTTCAATACATGGACCCACTGACTATCAAGTCAACATACAG ATCATAGAGAGTGACAAACGCATTACACTGGGACAGAACGACACAGGGTTCAGCTGTGACGGCACAGCAAACACGTTCAGAGTGATGTTCAAGGAGCCTGTGGAAAtcctgcccagtgtcagctaCACTGCATGTGCCACCTTAAAG GGCCCAGACTCGCATTATGGCACAAAAGGGTTGAAGAAAGTAACCCAAGAATCGGCAACAGGGACCAAGACAACATTCTTCTTTTTTAGTTCACCTGGAAATAACAATGGTACATCAGTGGAAGATGGGCAGATACCAGAGATCATCTACTACACATAG
- the LOC113138262 gene encoding BTB/POZ domain-containing protein 1 isoform X1 — protein sequence MATGSGGSGLASNHDGQEAASTSAQSGAAAPLSSAPTSPPVLGLHREPMYNWQATKSSLKERFAFLFNNELLSDVRFIVGKGRQAQRIPAHKFVLAAGSAVFDAMFNGGMATTSAEIELPDVEPAAFLALLRFLYSDEVHIGPETVMTTLYTAKKYAVPALEGHCVEFLTKHLRADNAFMLLTQARLFDEPQLASLCLDTIDKSTADAINAEGFTDIDLDTLCAVLERDTLSIRENRLFGAVVRWAEAECYRQQLPLTSENKQKVLGKALSLIRFPLMTIEEFAAGPAQSGILFDREVVNLFLHFTVNPKPRVDYIDRPRCCLRGEECSINRFQQVESRWGYSGTSDRIRFNVNRRISIVGFGLYGSIHGPTDYQVNIQIIESDKRITLGQNDTGFSCDGTANTFRVMFKEPVEILPSVSYTACATLKGPDSHYGTKGLKKVTQESATGTKTTFFFFSSPGNNNGTSVEDGQIPEIIYYT from the exons ATGGCGACCGGGAGCGGCGGCAGCGGTTTGGCGTCAAACCATGACGGTCAGGAGGCAGCGTCCACCTCGGCTCAGTCCGGAGCCGCAGCACCGCTCTCCAGCGCGCCAACCTCCCCGCCTGTGCTCGGCCTTCACCGGGAACCCATGTACAACTGGCAGGCGACGAAGAGCTCCCTGAAGGAGCGCTTCGCTTTCCTCTTCAACAACGAGCTGCTCAGCGACGTCAGGTTCATAGTGGGGAAGGGCAGACAGGCCCAGAGGATACCGGCTCATAAATTCGTCCTGGCCGCAGGCAGTGCGGTTTTTGATGCCATGTTCAACGGGGGGATGGCCACCACCTCGGCTGAAATAGAGCTGCCTGATGTGGAGCCCGCTGCCTTTCTCGCCCTGCTCAG GTTCCTGTATTCTGACGAGGTCCACATCGGTCCAGAGACTGTCATGACGACTCTCTATACAGCGAAGAAGTACGCGGTCCCTGCTCTGGAGGGTCACTGTGTGGAGTTCCTCACCAAGCACCTCAGAGCTGACAATGCATTCATGCTCCTCACTCAG GCAAGGTTATTTGATGAACCTCAACTTGCCAGTCTCTGCTTGGACACCATAGACAAGAGTACTGCAGATGCAATAAACGCAGAAGGATTCACAGACATTGACCTTG ACACCTTATGTGCAGTGCTAGAAAGAGATACGCTCAGCATCAGGGAGAACCGTCTGTTTGGGGCGGTGGTGCGCTGGGCAGAGGCTGAATGTTACAGACAGCAGCTTCCCCTGACCTCTGAGAACAAACAGAAGGTTCTGGGGAAAGCACTCTCGCTCATCCGCTTCCCGCTCATGACTATTGAAGAGTTTGCTGCAG GGCCTGCCCAGTCTGGAATATTGTTCGATCGGGAGGTggtaaatctgtttttacactttacagTAAACCCCAAACCACGGGTCGACTACATTGACAGGCCCCGCTGCTGCCTCAGGGGAGAGGAGTGCAGCATTAATAGGTTCCAGCAGGTTGAGAGTCGATGGGGGTACAGTGGTACGAGCGACAGAATCAG ATTCAATGTTAACAGAAGAATATCCATAGTGGGTTTTGGCTTATATGGTTCAATACATGGACCCACTGACTATCAAGTCAACATACAG ATCATAGAGAGTGACAAACGCATTACACTGGGACAGAACGACACAGGGTTCAGCTGTGACGGCACAGCAAACACGTTCAGAGTGATGTTCAAGGAGCCTGTGGAAAtcctgcccagtgtcagctaCACTGCATGTGCCACCTTAAAG GGCCCAGACTCGCATTATGGCACAAAAGGGTTGAAGAAAGTAACCCAAGAATCGGCAACAGGGACCAAGACAACATTCTTCTTTTTTAGTTCACCTGGAAATAACAATGGTACATCAGTGGAAGATGGGCAGATACCAGAGATCATCTACTACACATAG
- the LOC113138263 gene encoding transmembrane 6 superfamily member 1 isoform X1: MSASAGTGVFVLSLMSIPVCYFFNSLIYNNSTEALFFTGCMTVLILAISVRFMLKKKAPVDPLFYVFAVHAFLSVVNLIIGLEQDNIIDGFVTFYLKEADPHSNTAHGHMIAYWDGCVHYLMYLLMIAAITWGDSYRAIGLYWVGSFLMRAIVYILGNAVGKYGTQVGPHFLLHMLYISVSVWTCFRIFSQPSTHDIQLTTTQEAEKKSLRERPLDWLFIIYLMPAWAFCVFRGLIVLDCASKFCQDYTQHYEPYLKDPSAYPKVQMLVSMLYSGPYYIITLYGLLVPGCEWMPDLTLVHSGALAQAQFSHIGASLHTRTPFSYRVPADNQHIFLLVNVLYTLVPQALCYRCCTDPAFFLRPKPEKKRE, translated from the exons ATGAGCGCGTCTGCGGGGACGGGGGTGTTTGTGCTCTCCCTGATGTCCATCCCCGTGTGCTATTTTTTCAATTCCCTCATTTACAACAACAG tACTGAAGCTTTGTTCTTCACTGGCTGTATGACAGTCCTCATCCTGGCTATTTCCGTACGTTTTATGCTCAAGAAGAAAGCTCCAGTAGATCCTCTTTTCTATG TATTTGCAGTGCATGCATTCCTCAGTGTGGTGAATCTGATCATTGGTCTGGAGCAGGACAACATCATTGATGGATTTGTGACGTTTTATCTCAAAGAG GCAGATCCACATAGTAATACAGCACATGGACACATGATTGCCTACTGGGATGGCTGTGTGCACTATCTCATGTATTTACTCATGATTGCAGCGATTACTTGGGG GGATAGTTACCGAGCCATTGGACTCTACTGGGTGGGATCTTTTCTTATGCGTGCCATAGTTTACATTCTTGGAAATGCTGTGG GGAAATATGGGACTCAAGTTGGCCctcacttcctcctccacatGCTGTATATTTCAGTGTCTGTCTGGACCTGCTTCCGCATCTTCAGCCAGCCCTCTACACATGACATTCAGTTGACA ACCACCCAAGaggcagaaaagaaaagtttaCGTGAGAGACCTCTAGATTGGCTGTTCATTATCTACCTCATGCCAGCTTGGGCTTTCTGTGTCTTCCGAGGTCTG attGTTCTGGACTGTGCGAGCAAATTTTGTCAAGACTACACACAACATTATGAGCCCTACCTGAAAGACCCTTCAGCCTATCCTAAAGTACAG ATGTTGGTGAGCATGCTGTACTCTGGTCCATACTACATCATTACTCTCTATGGGCTGTTGGTTCCAGGATGTGAGTGGATGCCAGACCTGACACTTGTGCACTCAGGAGCACTGGCACAG GCCCAGTTCTCTCATATTGGTGCATCTCTTCACACACGGACGCCGTTCTCCTACAGAGTACCAGCTGACAACCAGCATATCTTCTTGCTGGTCAATGTCCTGTACACTCTAGTGCCTCAGGCTCTGTGCTACCGCTGCTGCACTGACCCTGCATTCTTCCTCAGGCCCAAGCCAGAGAAGAAAAGGGAATGA
- the LOC113138263 gene encoding transmembrane 6 superfamily member 1 isoform X2 encodes MIAYWDGCVHYLMYLLMIAAITWGDSYRAIGLYWVGSFLMRAIVYILGNAVGKYGTQVGPHFLLHMLYISVSVWTCFRIFSQPSTHDIQLTTTQEAEKKSLRERPLDWLFIIYLMPAWAFCVFRGLIVLDCASKFCQDYTQHYEPYLKDPSAYPKVQMLVSMLYSGPYYIITLYGLLVPGCEWMPDLTLVHSGALAQAQFSHIGASLHTRTPFSYRVPADNQHIFLLVNVLYTLVPQALCYRCCTDPAFFLRPKPEKKRE; translated from the exons ATGATTGCCTACTGGGATGGCTGTGTGCACTATCTCATGTATTTACTCATGATTGCAGCGATTACTTGGGG GGATAGTTACCGAGCCATTGGACTCTACTGGGTGGGATCTTTTCTTATGCGTGCCATAGTTTACATTCTTGGAAATGCTGTGG GGAAATATGGGACTCAAGTTGGCCctcacttcctcctccacatGCTGTATATTTCAGTGTCTGTCTGGACCTGCTTCCGCATCTTCAGCCAGCCCTCTACACATGACATTCAGTTGACA ACCACCCAAGaggcagaaaagaaaagtttaCGTGAGAGACCTCTAGATTGGCTGTTCATTATCTACCTCATGCCAGCTTGGGCTTTCTGTGTCTTCCGAGGTCTG attGTTCTGGACTGTGCGAGCAAATTTTGTCAAGACTACACACAACATTATGAGCCCTACCTGAAAGACCCTTCAGCCTATCCTAAAGTACAG ATGTTGGTGAGCATGCTGTACTCTGGTCCATACTACATCATTACTCTCTATGGGCTGTTGGTTCCAGGATGTGAGTGGATGCCAGACCTGACACTTGTGCACTCAGGAGCACTGGCACAG GCCCAGTTCTCTCATATTGGTGCATCTCTTCACACACGGACGCCGTTCTCCTACAGAGTACCAGCTGACAACCAGCATATCTTCTTGCTGGTCAATGTCCTGTACACTCTAGTGCCTCAGGCTCTGTGCTACCGCTGCTGCACTGACCCTGCATTCTTCCTCAGGCCCAAGCCAGAGAAGAAAAGGGAATGA
- the LOC113138263 gene encoding transmembrane 6 superfamily member 1 isoform X3: MLYISVSVWTCFRIFSQPSTHDIQLTTTQEAEKKSLRERPLDWLFIIYLMPAWAFCVFRGLIVLDCASKFCQDYTQHYEPYLKDPSAYPKVQMLVSMLYSGPYYIITLYGLLVPGCEWMPDLTLVHSGALAQAQFSHIGASLHTRTPFSYRVPADNQHIFLLVNVLYTLVPQALCYRCCTDPAFFLRPKPEKKRE; the protein is encoded by the exons atGCTGTATATTTCAGTGTCTGTCTGGACCTGCTTCCGCATCTTCAGCCAGCCCTCTACACATGACATTCAGTTGACA ACCACCCAAGaggcagaaaagaaaagtttaCGTGAGAGACCTCTAGATTGGCTGTTCATTATCTACCTCATGCCAGCTTGGGCTTTCTGTGTCTTCCGAGGTCTG attGTTCTGGACTGTGCGAGCAAATTTTGTCAAGACTACACACAACATTATGAGCCCTACCTGAAAGACCCTTCAGCCTATCCTAAAGTACAG ATGTTGGTGAGCATGCTGTACTCTGGTCCATACTACATCATTACTCTCTATGGGCTGTTGGTTCCAGGATGTGAGTGGATGCCAGACCTGACACTTGTGCACTCAGGAGCACTGGCACAG GCCCAGTTCTCTCATATTGGTGCATCTCTTCACACACGGACGCCGTTCTCCTACAGAGTACCAGCTGACAACCAGCATATCTTCTTGCTGGTCAATGTCCTGTACACTCTAGTGCCTCAGGCTCTGTGCTACCGCTGCTGCACTGACCCTGCATTCTTCCTCAGGCCCAAGCCAGAGAAGAAAAGGGAATGA
- the zrsr2 gene encoding U2 small nuclear ribonucleoprotein auxiliary factor 35 kDa subunit-related protein 2 has protein sequence MAASCPPMLSAPVLSQKQRRVALRKERRKRKRQALAQSRGSDLKNGAGGTPEEGGINDEDEEDRLRLHEEWLEREKLAQEEFRLRSEREEAARKRKEEEERVIKEEWEAQQRKEEEEKAQKQQEKREREEAVQKMLDEAENQLDNGGSWMNPEAPVTENSENFGTERDVANCPFFLKTGACRFGDRCSRKHVYPTVSPTLMVRGMFTTFGMEEARRDDYDIDACLEHSEEELHESFLEFYHDVLPEFKSVGKVVQFKVSCNYEPHLRGNVYVQFDTEEQCKAAFIKFNGRWYASRQLHCEICPVTRWKNAICGLFDRQKCPKGKHCNFLHVFRNPGNEFWEADRDLHMSPDRNIRGGRRDGQYSERYRDRSWRQRHCSRSPPRSERCHSRREDDRWRSRSRERSRERRTSHQDREDHWLSRSRHSDRRRERYLSHSRDRSRSRSKDREQDRLSNRSKDKNREHKNRDSTDKDEDTHREGRVRKRSMSRERERNKQSRERSPKRQDKSKKTSDSSTHSRHKHSKKSKKKSKKKHKKKSSLPEGATSSGESEMEKESEEEMNNGSATNHSKDKNEMEPIQKNNDSDGSDTQTFSSKVEGEVLTE, from the exons ATGGCAGCATCGTGTCCTCCAATGCTTTCTGCTCCTGTGTTAAG TCAAAAGCAGCGCCGGGTTGCTCtgaggaaagagagaagaaaacgGAAACGACAAGCTCTTGCCCAGTCCAGAGGAAGTG ATTTAAAAAACGGGGCAGGCGGTACACCTGAAGAAGGAGGAATaaatgatgaagatgaggaggataG ACTACGGCTGCATGAAGAGTGGCTGGAAAGAGAAAAGCTTGCTCAGGAGGAATTCAGGTTGAGGTCTGAGAGGGAGGAAGCTgcaaggaagagaaaagaggaggaggag cGAGTGATAAAAGAGGAATGGGAGGCCcagcagaggaaagaagaagaagaaaaagcacagaagcagcaggagaagcgagagagagag GAAGCTGTTCAGAAAATGTTGGATGAAGCTGAAAATCAG CTTGATAATGGAGGGTCGTGGATGAACCCTGAGGCTCCTGTGACTGAGAACTCTGAAAACTTTGGAACAGAGCGTGACGTGGCCAACTGTCCATTCTTCCTTAAGACTGGAGCATGTCGATTTGGAGACAG ATGTTCTCGGAAGCACGTTTATCCCACAGTCAGCCCAACTCTGATGGTCCGTGGTATGTTTACCACGTTTGGTATGGAGGAGGCACGCCGTGATGATTATGACATAGATGCTTGTTTGGAGCACAGCGAGGAAGAGCTGCATGAGTCTTTCCTCGAGTTCTACCATGATGTCCTGCCAGAGTTCAAGAGTGTTGGAAAGGTGGTTCAGTTCAAG gtGAGCTGCAATTATGAACCACACCTGAGAggaaatgtttatgttcagtttGACAC AGAAGAGCAGTGTAAAGCGGCCTTCATCAAGTTCAATGGGAGGTGGTATGCAAGCAGGCAGCTTCATTGTGAGATATGTCCTGTCACACGGTGGAAGAATGCAATATGTG gaTTGTTTGACAGACAGAAGTGCCCTAAGGGGAAGCACTGTAACTTCCTACATGTATTTCGAAACCCTGGCAATGAATTTTGGGAAGCTGACAGGGACCTGCACATGTCACCAGACCGCAACATCAGGGGGGGTCGCAGAGATGGGCAGTATTCAGAGCGATATAGAGACCGTTCGTGGAGGCAGCGTCACTGCAGCAGAAGCCCACCGAGATCAGAGAGATGCCACAGCAGACGAGAAGACGAcaggtggaggagcaggagcagagagaggagtcGTGAGAGGAGGACCTCCCACCAGGATAGAGAGGACCATTGGTTGTCCCGATCGAGACACAGcgacaggaggagagagaggtaTCTGAGTCACAGCAGAGACAGATCAAGGAGTAGAAGTAAAGACAGAGAGCAAGACAGGCTGAGCAACAgaagtaaagataaaaataggGAACACAAGAACAGAGACAGTACAGACAAAGATGAAGACACTCACAGAGAAGGCAGAGTCAGGAAAAGAAGCATGagcagagaaagggagagaaacaagcAAAGTAGAGAAAGGAGCCCCAAGAGACAAgataaaagtaagaaaacatCTGATAGCAGCACACACTCCCGCCACAAGCACAGCaagaagagcaagaaaaagagcaagaagaaGCATAAGAAGAAAAGCTCTTTGCCTGAAGGGGCGACTTCATCGGGAGAGTCAGAAATGGAGAAGGAATCGGAGGAAGAAATGAACAATGGATCAGCAACAAAtcacagcaaagacaaaaatgaaatggaGCCAATTCAGAAAAACAATGACTCAGATGGGAGTGACACCCAGACGTTTAGTTCCAAGGTGGAAGGTGAAGTCTTAACAGAATGA
- the LOC113138264 gene encoding AP-1 complex subunit sigma-2-like has product MQFMLLFSRQGKLRLQKWYVPLSDKERKKISRDLVQTILARKPKMCSFLEWRDLKIVYKRYASLYFCCAVEDQDNELITLEIIHRYVELLDKYFGSVCELDIIFNFEKAYFILDEFLLGGEAQETSKKNVLKAIEQADLLQEEAEAPRSVLEEIGLT; this is encoded by the exons ATGCAGTTCATGCTGCTGTTCAGCCGTCAGGGAAAGCTGCGGTTACAGAAATGGTATGTCCCTCTGTCTgacaaagagaggaagaagatctCCAGAGACCTGGTTCAAACCATACTGGCCAGGAAGCCCAAGATGTGCAGCTTCCTGGAGTGGAGGGACCTTAAAATTGTATACAAGAG ATATGCAAGTCTGTATTTCTGCTGTGCAGTAGAAGATCAAGATAATGAGCTGATCACCCTCGAGATCATCCATAGATATGTGGAGCTGCTGGACAAATACTTTGGCAGT GTATGTGAGCTGGATATTATCTTCAACTTTGAGAAGGCCTACTTTATCCTGGATGAGTTCTTGCTAGGCGGAGAGGCCCAGGAGACGTCCAAAAAGAATGTGCTTAAGGCCATCGAGCAAGCCGACTTGTTGCAGGAA GAAGCTGAGGCACCACGGAGTGTTTTAGAAGAAATTGGACTGACATAA